One Gossypium hirsutum isolate 1008001.06 chromosome A11, Gossypium_hirsutum_v2.1, whole genome shotgun sequence genomic window carries:
- the LOC121209820 gene encoding GATA transcription factor 5 — MECVEAALKTSFRKEMALKPSPQAFLEDIWVVNGQNGVSCDDFSVDDLFDFSNEEGFLQQKRADEEDEEEEEVPASSSLPKRQKLSQDNGHFSNDSTTNFDYGSLSTNELAVPADDVENLEWLSHFVEDSFSEHSTAYPTGTLMEKPKLLDGNLPEPEKSVTMTACFESPVPAKARSKRVRTGGRVWSLVATPSLTESSSSSTSSSSSSSPCPWMLCPNSGSGSIFELSEPLSVEKPPVKKHKKRPSTDTTGCNGTQPTRRCSHCGVTKTPQWRAGPMGAKTLCNACGVRFKSGRLLPEYRPACSPTFSSELHSNHHRKVLEMRRKKETLGQAEPGLTPPVVPSFG; from the exons ATGGAGTGCGTTGAGGCAGCTTTGAAGACCAGTTTTAGAAAGGAAATGGCTTTGAAACCAAGCCCCCAGGCGTTTTTGGAGGATATTTGGGTTGTTAATGGACAAAATGGGGTGTCTTGCGATGATTTTTCAGTTGACGACCTCTTTGACTTCAGTAACGAAGAGGGTTTCCTTCAACAGAAACGTGCGGATGAAGAAgatgaggaggaagaagaagtACCAGCTTCTTCTTCTTTGCCTAAGAGACAAAAGCTAAGCCAAGACAACGGCCACTTCTCTAACGACAGTACTACAAATTTCGATTATGGTTCCTTGTCCACCAACGAACTCGCTGTTCCg gcggatgacgttgagaacCTCGAATGGCTGTCTCATTTCGTGGAGGATTCCTTCTCGGAGCACTCTACGGCGTATCCGACCGGGACGTTAATGGAAAAGCCCAAGTTACTCGACGGCAACTTGCCCGAACCGGAAAAATCAGTTACGATGACGGCATGTTTCGAAAGTCCTGTCCCAGCAAAAGCCAGAAGCAAGCGCGTTCGAACCGGAGGCCGAGTTTGGTCCCTTGTCGCCACCCCTTCTCTCACAGAATCCTCTTCGAGTTCCACGTCATCATCTTCCTCCTCAAGCCCTTGCCCTTGGATGCTTTGCCCCAACAGTGGTTCGGGTTCAATCTTTGAACTGTCTGAACCTCTCTCTGTTGAAAAGCCGCCGGTTAAGAAGCATAAGAAGAGACCGTCAACCGATACAACAGGTTGCAATGGGACCCAGCCGACGCGTAGGTGCAGCCATTGTGGAGTTACTAAGACGCCACAATGGAGAGCCGGTCCAATGGGGGCTAAGACTTTATGTAACGCATGCGGAGTCAGGTTTAAGTCGGGCCGGCTTTTACCCGAGTATAGACCGGCTTGTAGTCCGACGTTTTCAAGCGAGTTACACTCAAACCATCACCGGAAAGTGCTAGAGATGCGGCGCAAGAAAGAGACATTGGGTCAGGCCGAACCCGGTCTAACACCTCCAGTTGTGCCCAGTTTTGGTTAA
- the LOC121209990 gene encoding putative glycine-rich cell wall structural protein 1, whose translation MRREVRVLFLVTVVLIGCQSGADGRDEFQRKNEVPGWSNSTSSESHSFIEDVQHKGTNSSAETLVQTNINLSHAGKGGGNGGGGGGGRGHCSCGGGGGGGGGGGGNGNVGGEGKPHKKRNHKGHGWGGGNGEGGGGRGGQGEGWGSGGGNGGGGNHGGTRKAIGGKAPSPAARPNHAR comes from the exons ATGAGAAGAGAAGTTAGAGTTTTGTTTCTAGTAACGGTGGTGTTGATCGGCTGCCAGAGTGGGGCTGATGGAAGGGATGAGTTTCAGAGGAAAAATGAGGTTCCAGGGTGGTCCAATTCTACTTCTAGTGAGAGCCATAGTTTTATTGAAGATGTACAACACAAAGGCACAAATTCTTCAGCAGAAACTTTAGTCCAAACCAATATTAATCTTAGCCATGCTGGGAAAGGAGGAGGaaatggtggtggtggtggtggtg gaagaggCCACTGTAgttgtggtggtggtggtggtggtggtgggggTGGAGGTGGAAATGGAAATGTTGGGGGAGAAGGTAAACCACACAAGAAAAGAAACCACAAAGGTCACGGATGGGGTGGAGGCAATGGAGAAGGTGGTGGGGGTAGGGGTGGCCAAGGTGAAGGATGGGGTTCGGGAGGAGGTAACGGTGGCGGTGGAAACCATGGTGGAACAAGAAAAGCAATTGGAGGGAAAGCTCCCTCTCCTGCTGCAAGGCCAAACCATGCACGTTGA